From Lycium ferocissimum isolate CSIRO_LF1 chromosome 12, AGI_CSIRO_Lferr_CH_V1, whole genome shotgun sequence, one genomic window encodes:
- the LOC132039528 gene encoding probable sucrose-phosphate synthase isoform X2 has product MCWRIWNLARQKKQLEGEQAQWKAKRRQEREKGRREAVADMSEDLSEGEKGDTVSEMSSLGESTRGRLPRISSVETMEAWVSQQRGKKLYIVLISLHGLIRGENMELGRDSDTGGQVKYVVELARALGSMPGVYRVDLLTRQVSSPEVDWSYGEPTEMLTPISTEGLMTEIGESSGAYIIRIPFGPREKYISKEQLWPYIPEFVDGALNHIIQMSKVLGEQIGNGRPVWPVAIHGHYADAGDSAALLSGALNVPMLFTGHSLGRDKLEQLLRQGRLSKDEINSTYKIMRRIEAEELTLDASELVITSTRQEIDEQWRLYDGFDPILERKLRARIKRNVSCYGRFMPRMSVIPPGMEFHHIVPHEGDMDGETEGSGDGKAPDPAIWTEIMRFFSNPRKPMILALARPDPKKNLTTLVKAFGECRPLRELANLTLIMGNRDNIDEMSGTSSALLLSILKMIDKYDLYGQVAYPKHHKQSDVPDIYRLAAKTKGVFINPAFIEPFGLTLIEAAAYGLPMVATKNGGPVDIHRVLDNGLLVDPHDQQAIADALLKLVADKQLWAKCRANGLKNIHLFSWPEHCKTYLSRIASCKPRQPRWLRSDDDDDENSETDSPSDSLRDIHDISLNLRFSFDGEKNDNKENADNTLDPEARKSKLENAVLSWSKGALKSTPKTWSSDKADQNSGAGKFPAMRRRRHIFVIAVDCDASSGLSGSVKKIFEAVEKEKAEGSIGFILASSFNISEVQSFLVSEGMNPTDFDAYICNSGGDLYYSSFHSEQNPFVVDLYYHSHIEYRWGGEGLRKTLVRWASSIIDSKGGNEDHIVVEDEDNSADYCYSFKVCKPGTVPPVKELRKVMRIQALRCHAVYCQNGSRINVIPVLASRSQALRYLYLRWGMDLSKLVVFVGESGDTDYEGLIGGLRKSVIMKGLCTNASSLLHGSRSYALSDVLPLDSPNVVQAAEECSSTEIRSLLEKLGVLKG; this is encoded by the exons ATGTGTTGGAGGATTTGGAATTTGGCTCGCCAGAAAAAAcag CTTGAGGGAGAGCAAGCTCAATGGAAGGCAAAACGCCGTCAAGAACGTGAGAAAGGTCGCAGAGAGGCAGTTGCTGATATGTCAGAGGATCTATCTGAGGGAGAGAAAGGAGATACAGTCAGTGAGATGTCATCTCTTGGTGAAAGTACCAGAGGTCGATTGCCTAGAATCAGTTCTGTTGAGACGATGGAAGCCTGGGTTAGTCAGCAGAGGGGAAAGAAGCTTTATATCGTGCTTATAAG TTTACATGGTTTAATTCGGGGTGAGAATATGGAGCTTGGACGGGATTCTGATACTGGTGGTCAG GTGAAGTATGTTGTTGAGCTTGCGAGAGCCTTAGGGTCGATGCCGGGTGTATATCGGGTTGACTTGCTTACTAGACAAGTATCTTCGCCAGAAGTAGATTGGAGCTACGGTGAGCCGACAGAGATGCTGACACCAATAAGTACAGAAGGCTTGATGACTGAGATTGGGGAGAGTAGTGGTGCTTATATTATTCGCATCCCTTTTGGACCAAGAgagaaatatatttcaaaagaaCAACTATGGCCTTATATTCCCGAATTTGTTGATGGTGCACTCAATCATATTATTCAAATGTCCAAAGTTCTGGGTGAGCAAATTGGTAACGGCCGTCCTGTGTGGCCTGTTGCCATACATGGACATTATGCCGATGCTGGCGACTCAGCCGCACTCCTATCAGGTGCTTTAAATGTACCAATGCTTTTCACTGGTCACTCACTTGGTAGAGATAAGTTGGAGCAACTGTTGCGACAAGGTCGGTTGTCAAAGGATGAAATAAATTCAACCTACAAGATAATGCGGAGAATAGAGGCTGAGGAGTTAACTCTTGACGCTTCCGAACTTGTCATAACTAGTACAAGACAGGAGATTGACGAGCAATGGCGTTTGTATGATGGGTTTGATCCAATATTAGAGCGTAAGTTACGTGCAAGGATCAAGCGCAATGTCAGCTGTTATGGCAGGTTTATGCCTCGCATGTCT GTAATTCCTCCAGGGATGGAGTTCCACCATATTGTTCCACATGAAGGTGACATGGATGGTGAAACAGAAGGAAGTGGAGATGGAAAAGCACCGGATCCAGCTATTTGGACAGAG ATTATGCGCTTCTTTTCTAATCCAAGGAAGCCTATGATACTCGCCCTTGCTAGGCCAGATCCCAAGAAGAACCTCACTACTTTAGTGAAAGCATTTGGTGAATGTCGTCCATTGAGAGAGCTTGCTAATCTT ACTTTGATAATGGGTAATCGAGATAATATCGACGAAATGTCTGGCACCAGTTCAGCACTTCTTCTTTCAATCTTGAAGATGATAGATAAGTATGATCTTTATGGTCAAGTCGCTTATCCCAAACACCACAAGCAGTCTGATGTTCCTGATATCTATCGTCTTGCTGCAAAGACTAAG GGTGTTTTTATTAATCCGGCTTTTATTGAGCCTTTTGGACTGACTTTGATTGAG GCAGCAGCCTATGGTCTCCCAATGGTTGCCACAAAAAATGGAGGACCTGTTGATATACATAGG GTTCTTGACAATGGTCTCTTAGTGGATCCCCATGATCAGCAGGCAATCGCTGATGCTCTTTTGAAGTTGGTTGCTGATAAGCAATTGTGGGCTAAATGCAGGGCAAATGGATTGAAAAATATCCACCTTTTCTCATGGCCTGAGCACTGTAAAACTTATCTTTCCCGGATAGCTAGCTGCAAACCAAGGCAACCACGCTGGCTGAGAtccgatgatgatgatgatgaaaattCAGAAACAGATTCACCTAGTGATTCGTTGAGAGATATTCATGATATATCTCTGAATTTGAGATTTTCATTTGACGGTGAAAAGAATGATAATAAAGAAAATGCTGATAATACATTAGACCCCGAAGCTCGAAAGAGCAAGTTAGAGAATGCTGTTTTGTCCTGGTCTAAGGGTGCACTGAAGAGCACACCAAAAACTTGGTCGTCAGATAAGGCCGACCAGAACTCTGGTGCTGGTAAATTCCCAGCGATGAGGAGGAGAAGACATATTTTTGTTATTGCAGTGGATTGTGACGCTAGCTCAGGACTCTCTGGAAGTGTGAAAAAGATATTTGAGGCTGTAGAGAAGGAAAAGGCAGAGGGTTCCATTGGATTTATCCTGGCTTCATCTTTCAATATATCAGAAGTACAGTCTTTCCTGGTTTCAGAGGGCATGAATCCTACTGATTTTGATGCTTACATATGCAATAGTGGCGGTGATCTTTATTATTCGTCCTTCCACTCTGAACAAAATCCTTTTGTTGTAGACTTGTACTACCACTCACATATAGAGTATCGTTGGGGGGGCGAAGGGTTAAGGAAGACTTTGGTGCGTTGGGCCTCTTCTATCATTGACAGTAAGGGTGGAAATGAAGATCACATTGTTGTTGAGGATGAAGACAATTCAGCCGATTACTGCTATAGTTTCAAAGTCTGCAAGCCTGGGACG GTTCCTCCGGTTAAAGAACTTAGAAAAGTAATGAGAATTCAGGCACTTCGCTGTCACGCAGTTTATTGTCAAAATGGGAGTCGGATTAATGTGATCCCTGTACTGGCATCTCGGTCCCAAGCACTCAG GTACTTGTATCTGCGATGGGGAATGGACTTGTCAAAGTTGGTGGTTTTCGTTGGAGAAAGTGGTGATACTGATTATGAAGGATTGATCGGCGGTCTACGCAAGTCTGTCATAATGAAAGGACTCTGCACTAATGCAAGCAGCTTACTTCATGGTAGTAGGAGTTACGCGCTCTCTGATGTTTTACCACTCGACAGCCCTAATGTTGTCCAAGCTGCTGAGGAGTGTAGCAGCACTGAAATCCGTTCCTTACTGGAGAAACTAGGGGTACTCAAAGGATAA
- the LOC132039528 gene encoding probable sucrose-phosphate synthase isoform X1, with translation MAGNDWINSYLEAILDVGQGVDDKKSSLLLRERGRFSPTRYFVEEVITGFDESDLHRSWIRAQATRSPQERNTRLENMCWRIWNLARQKKQLEGEQAQWKAKRRQEREKGRREAVADMSEDLSEGEKGDTVSEMSSLGESTRGRLPRISSVETMEAWVSQQRGKKLYIVLISLHGLIRGENMELGRDSDTGGQVKYVVELARALGSMPGVYRVDLLTRQVSSPEVDWSYGEPTEMLTPISTEGLMTEIGESSGAYIIRIPFGPREKYISKEQLWPYIPEFVDGALNHIIQMSKVLGEQIGNGRPVWPVAIHGHYADAGDSAALLSGALNVPMLFTGHSLGRDKLEQLLRQGRLSKDEINSTYKIMRRIEAEELTLDASELVITSTRQEIDEQWRLYDGFDPILERKLRARIKRNVSCYGRFMPRMSVIPPGMEFHHIVPHEGDMDGETEGSGDGKAPDPAIWTEIMRFFSNPRKPMILALARPDPKKNLTTLVKAFGECRPLRELANLTLIMGNRDNIDEMSGTSSALLLSILKMIDKYDLYGQVAYPKHHKQSDVPDIYRLAAKTKGVFINPAFIEPFGLTLIEAAAYGLPMVATKNGGPVDIHRVLDNGLLVDPHDQQAIADALLKLVADKQLWAKCRANGLKNIHLFSWPEHCKTYLSRIASCKPRQPRWLRSDDDDDENSETDSPSDSLRDIHDISLNLRFSFDGEKNDNKENADNTLDPEARKSKLENAVLSWSKGALKSTPKTWSSDKADQNSGAGKFPAMRRRRHIFVIAVDCDASSGLSGSVKKIFEAVEKEKAEGSIGFILASSFNISEVQSFLVSEGMNPTDFDAYICNSGGDLYYSSFHSEQNPFVVDLYYHSHIEYRWGGEGLRKTLVRWASSIIDSKGGNEDHIVVEDEDNSADYCYSFKVCKPGTVPPVKELRKVMRIQALRCHAVYCQNGSRINVIPVLASRSQALRYLYLRWGMDLSKLVVFVGESGDTDYEGLIGGLRKSVIMKGLCTNASSLLHGSRSYALSDVLPLDSPNVVQAAEECSSTEIRSLLEKLGVLKG, from the exons ATGGCGGGGAATGATTGGATAAACAGTTATTTAGAAGCGATATTGGATGTAGGACAAGGTGTTGATGATAAGAAATCATCGTTGTTGTTGAGAGAAAGAGGAAGGTTTAGTCCTACAAGGTATTTTGTTGAAGAAGTTATTACTGGTTTTGATGAGTCTGATCTACATCGCTCTTGGATCCGA GCACAAGCTACTCGGAGTCCACAAGAGAGGAATACTAGGCTTGAGAATATGTGTTGGAGGATTTGGAATTTGGCTCGCCAGAAAAAAcag CTTGAGGGAGAGCAAGCTCAATGGAAGGCAAAACGCCGTCAAGAACGTGAGAAAGGTCGCAGAGAGGCAGTTGCTGATATGTCAGAGGATCTATCTGAGGGAGAGAAAGGAGATACAGTCAGTGAGATGTCATCTCTTGGTGAAAGTACCAGAGGTCGATTGCCTAGAATCAGTTCTGTTGAGACGATGGAAGCCTGGGTTAGTCAGCAGAGGGGAAAGAAGCTTTATATCGTGCTTATAAG TTTACATGGTTTAATTCGGGGTGAGAATATGGAGCTTGGACGGGATTCTGATACTGGTGGTCAG GTGAAGTATGTTGTTGAGCTTGCGAGAGCCTTAGGGTCGATGCCGGGTGTATATCGGGTTGACTTGCTTACTAGACAAGTATCTTCGCCAGAAGTAGATTGGAGCTACGGTGAGCCGACAGAGATGCTGACACCAATAAGTACAGAAGGCTTGATGACTGAGATTGGGGAGAGTAGTGGTGCTTATATTATTCGCATCCCTTTTGGACCAAGAgagaaatatatttcaaaagaaCAACTATGGCCTTATATTCCCGAATTTGTTGATGGTGCACTCAATCATATTATTCAAATGTCCAAAGTTCTGGGTGAGCAAATTGGTAACGGCCGTCCTGTGTGGCCTGTTGCCATACATGGACATTATGCCGATGCTGGCGACTCAGCCGCACTCCTATCAGGTGCTTTAAATGTACCAATGCTTTTCACTGGTCACTCACTTGGTAGAGATAAGTTGGAGCAACTGTTGCGACAAGGTCGGTTGTCAAAGGATGAAATAAATTCAACCTACAAGATAATGCGGAGAATAGAGGCTGAGGAGTTAACTCTTGACGCTTCCGAACTTGTCATAACTAGTACAAGACAGGAGATTGACGAGCAATGGCGTTTGTATGATGGGTTTGATCCAATATTAGAGCGTAAGTTACGTGCAAGGATCAAGCGCAATGTCAGCTGTTATGGCAGGTTTATGCCTCGCATGTCT GTAATTCCTCCAGGGATGGAGTTCCACCATATTGTTCCACATGAAGGTGACATGGATGGTGAAACAGAAGGAAGTGGAGATGGAAAAGCACCGGATCCAGCTATTTGGACAGAG ATTATGCGCTTCTTTTCTAATCCAAGGAAGCCTATGATACTCGCCCTTGCTAGGCCAGATCCCAAGAAGAACCTCACTACTTTAGTGAAAGCATTTGGTGAATGTCGTCCATTGAGAGAGCTTGCTAATCTT ACTTTGATAATGGGTAATCGAGATAATATCGACGAAATGTCTGGCACCAGTTCAGCACTTCTTCTTTCAATCTTGAAGATGATAGATAAGTATGATCTTTATGGTCAAGTCGCTTATCCCAAACACCACAAGCAGTCTGATGTTCCTGATATCTATCGTCTTGCTGCAAAGACTAAG GGTGTTTTTATTAATCCGGCTTTTATTGAGCCTTTTGGACTGACTTTGATTGAG GCAGCAGCCTATGGTCTCCCAATGGTTGCCACAAAAAATGGAGGACCTGTTGATATACATAGG GTTCTTGACAATGGTCTCTTAGTGGATCCCCATGATCAGCAGGCAATCGCTGATGCTCTTTTGAAGTTGGTTGCTGATAAGCAATTGTGGGCTAAATGCAGGGCAAATGGATTGAAAAATATCCACCTTTTCTCATGGCCTGAGCACTGTAAAACTTATCTTTCCCGGATAGCTAGCTGCAAACCAAGGCAACCACGCTGGCTGAGAtccgatgatgatgatgatgaaaattCAGAAACAGATTCACCTAGTGATTCGTTGAGAGATATTCATGATATATCTCTGAATTTGAGATTTTCATTTGACGGTGAAAAGAATGATAATAAAGAAAATGCTGATAATACATTAGACCCCGAAGCTCGAAAGAGCAAGTTAGAGAATGCTGTTTTGTCCTGGTCTAAGGGTGCACTGAAGAGCACACCAAAAACTTGGTCGTCAGATAAGGCCGACCAGAACTCTGGTGCTGGTAAATTCCCAGCGATGAGGAGGAGAAGACATATTTTTGTTATTGCAGTGGATTGTGACGCTAGCTCAGGACTCTCTGGAAGTGTGAAAAAGATATTTGAGGCTGTAGAGAAGGAAAAGGCAGAGGGTTCCATTGGATTTATCCTGGCTTCATCTTTCAATATATCAGAAGTACAGTCTTTCCTGGTTTCAGAGGGCATGAATCCTACTGATTTTGATGCTTACATATGCAATAGTGGCGGTGATCTTTATTATTCGTCCTTCCACTCTGAACAAAATCCTTTTGTTGTAGACTTGTACTACCACTCACATATAGAGTATCGTTGGGGGGGCGAAGGGTTAAGGAAGACTTTGGTGCGTTGGGCCTCTTCTATCATTGACAGTAAGGGTGGAAATGAAGATCACATTGTTGTTGAGGATGAAGACAATTCAGCCGATTACTGCTATAGTTTCAAAGTCTGCAAGCCTGGGACG GTTCCTCCGGTTAAAGAACTTAGAAAAGTAATGAGAATTCAGGCACTTCGCTGTCACGCAGTTTATTGTCAAAATGGGAGTCGGATTAATGTGATCCCTGTACTGGCATCTCGGTCCCAAGCACTCAG GTACTTGTATCTGCGATGGGGAATGGACTTGTCAAAGTTGGTGGTTTTCGTTGGAGAAAGTGGTGATACTGATTATGAAGGATTGATCGGCGGTCTACGCAAGTCTGTCATAATGAAAGGACTCTGCACTAATGCAAGCAGCTTACTTCATGGTAGTAGGAGTTACGCGCTCTCTGATGTTTTACCACTCGACAGCCCTAATGTTGTCCAAGCTGCTGAGGAGTGTAGCAGCACTGAAATCCGTTCCTTACTGGAGAAACTAGGGGTACTCAAAGGATAA